A region from the Helcococcus ovis genome encodes:
- a CDS encoding type I phosphomannose isomerase catalytic subunit: MEILKLRPATKDYLWGGTKLKEKYNKTSNEDVLAETWELSAHKDGVSIIENGEIKFTDYLKEKGNSVIGKNYDKDRFPILIKFIDALKPLSIQVHPSDEYGLKHENDYGKTEMWYILEAEEGAFLYYGFNREITKEEYSKSIEDGTIEELLNKVYVKPGDVMFIESGTVHAIGAGIVICEIQQNSNITYRVYDYKRKDKDGNERELHVEKAIEVSRLTPNPKYSFDSKNSINDKLTRLAKSDYFDVFSGELKDEEEMFNISEDSFHSIIVVDGEGILEDENGQTYKLLKGDSYFIPAQNNKYKMSGTLKYVISTLPL; encoded by the coding sequence ATGGAAATATTAAAATTAAGACCTGCCACAAAAGACTACCTTTGGGGTGGTACAAAATTAAAAGAAAAATATAATAAAACAAGTAATGAAGATGTTTTGGCTGAAACATGGGAATTGTCAGCACATAAAGATGGTGTTTCAATAATTGAAAATGGTGAAATTAAATTTACTGATTATTTAAAAGAAAAAGGAAATTCTGTAATTGGAAAAAATTATGACAAAGACAGATTCCCAATTTTAATTAAATTTATAGACGCTTTAAAACCTCTTTCAATTCAAGTTCATCCTTCCGATGAATATGGACTAAAACACGAAAATGACTACGGTAAAACAGAAATGTGGTATATTCTTGAAGCTGAAGAGGGAGCATTCTTATATTATGGATTCAATAGAGAAATAACAAAAGAAGAGTATAGCAAATCTATTGAAGATGGAACAATTGAAGAATTATTAAACAAAGTTTATGTAAAACCAGGAGATGTAATGTTTATAGAATCAGGGACAGTTCATGCAATCGGTGCAGGTATTGTTATCTGCGAAATTCAACAAAATTCAAACATTACTTACAGAGTTTATGACTATAAGAGAAAAGATAAAGATGGAAATGAAAGAGAACTTCACGTCGAAAAAGCTATTGAAGTTTCAAGATTAACTCCAAATCCAAAATACTCATTTGACAGCAAAAATAGTATAAATGATAAACTAACAAGATTAGCTAAATCAGACTACTTTGATGTATTTTCCGGAGAACTGAAAGATGAAGAAGAAATGTTCAATATTAGTGAAGATTCTTTCCACTCAATTATTGTTGTTGACGGCGAAGGAATATTAGAAGATGAAAATGGACAAACTTACAAATTGTTAAAAGGTGATTCTTACTTCATTCCTGCCCAAAATAATAAATATAAAATGAGTGGAACATTAAAATATGTAATTTCAACATTACCATTATAA
- a CDS encoding thermonuclease family protein: MKKIICFILILLILTSCSNKKLYDVVKIFDGDTIVININNKNETVRLLGIDTPESVHPNPKKNTKYGKMASLYTKKLLTGKKVSIELDVQKRDKYKRLLAYVYLNNKMVNETIIENGFAKPLTIAPNVKYTKKFTKLFQKARKNKKGLWSIGYKFK; the protein is encoded by the coding sequence ATGAAAAAAATAATTTGCTTTATATTAATTTTATTAATATTAACTTCTTGCTCAAATAAAAAACTTTATGATGTTGTGAAAATATTTGATGGAGATACGATAGTGATAAATATCAATAATAAGAATGAAACTGTGAGGCTTCTAGGGATTGACACACCGGAATCAGTACATCCCAATCCTAAAAAAAATACAAAATATGGAAAAATGGCTTCATTATATACAAAAAAACTTTTAACTGGTAAAAAAGTAAGCATTGAACTCGATGTTCAAAAGAGAGATAAATATAAAAGACTTTTAGCTTACGTATATTTAAATAACAAGATGGTGAATGAAACTATCATAGAAAACGGATTTGCAAAACCTCTTACAATAGCACCAAATGTTAAATATACAAAAAAATTTACAAAACTATTTCAAAAAGCAAGAAAAAATAAAAAAGGTCTTTGGAGCATTGGTTATAAATTTAAATGA